A stretch of Cheilinus undulatus linkage group 20, ASM1832078v1, whole genome shotgun sequence DNA encodes these proteins:
- the prr15lb gene encoding proline-rich protein 15-like protein B: MADPSWWKLTFSRKKKSEPKVLYEIPAEYGSNTGNKDHLGTNNPPTDVMDSQFNARLEKIVDKSATKGRHVKVSHSGRFKEKKKVRATLSENPNLFSEHNLSDENHKNKAEK; the protein is encoded by the coding sequence ATGGCCGACCCCAGCTGGTGGAAGCTGACCTTCTCCCGTAAGAAAAAGTCTGAACCAAAGGTTCTGTACGAGATCCCGGCTGAATATGGCAGCAACACGGGAAACAAAGACCACCTGGGCACCAACAACCCTCCTACAGACGTCATGGACAGCCAGTTCAATGCCAGGCTGGAGAAGATCGTGGACAAATCTGCCACAAAGGGTCGACATGTGAAGGTCTCCCACTCCGGACGCTtcaaggagaagaagaaggtgCGAGCCACGCTGTCGGAGAACCCGAACCTGTTCTCAGAGCACAACCTCAGCGATGAGAACCATAAAAACAAGGCTGAGAAATAA